One segment of Micromonospora parathelypteridis DNA contains the following:
- the rfbB gene encoding dTDP-glucose 4,6-dehydratase: protein MRILVTGGAGFIGSEYVRLLLGKPLGSADGVPPLEPAVVTVLDKLTYSGNLANLDPVRDDPRLRFVQGDICDPTVVDEVVADHDVIVHFAAESHVDRSIAGAAPFVTTNVLGTQTLLDAALRHRTGRFVHVSTDEVYGSIDDGSWTETWPLAPNSPYSASKAGSDLLALAYHRTHGMDVVVTRCSNNYGPYQFPEKVIPLFVSNLLDGGTVPLYGDGGNIRDWLHVHDHCRGIALVQQKGRPGEVYNIGGGTELTNKELTGLLLDACGAGWDRVVPVTDRKGHDRRYSLDITKIHEELGYTPSITLDQGLADTVAWYRDNRTWWEPLKSTPTA, encoded by the coding sequence GTGAGGATCCTCGTCACCGGCGGAGCCGGATTCATCGGGTCGGAGTACGTTCGCCTGCTGCTGGGCAAGCCCCTCGGCAGTGCCGACGGCGTGCCGCCGCTCGAGCCGGCGGTCGTGACCGTGCTCGACAAACTGACCTACTCGGGCAACCTGGCCAACCTCGACCCCGTCCGCGACGACCCGCGGCTACGGTTCGTCCAGGGCGACATCTGCGACCCGACCGTCGTCGACGAGGTCGTCGCCGACCACGACGTGATCGTGCACTTCGCCGCCGAATCCCACGTCGACCGGTCCATCGCCGGCGCCGCCCCGTTCGTCACCACCAACGTCCTGGGCACCCAGACCCTGCTCGACGCCGCGCTACGCCACCGCACCGGCCGCTTCGTGCACGTCTCCACCGACGAGGTCTACGGCTCCATCGACGACGGCTCCTGGACCGAAACCTGGCCCCTCGCCCCGAACTCCCCCTACTCGGCGTCGAAGGCCGGCTCCGACCTGCTCGCCCTGGCCTACCACCGCACCCACGGCATGGACGTCGTCGTCACCCGCTGCTCCAACAACTACGGCCCCTACCAGTTCCCCGAGAAGGTCATCCCGCTGTTCGTCAGCAACCTCCTCGACGGCGGCACCGTCCCCCTCTACGGCGACGGCGGCAACATCCGCGACTGGCTGCACGTACACGACCACTGCCGCGGCATCGCCCTCGTCCAGCAGAAGGGCCGCCCCGGCGAGGTCTACAACATCGGCGGCGGCACCGAGCTGACCAACAAGGAACTCACCGGCCTGCTCCTCGACGCCTGCGGCGCCGGCTGGGACCGCGTCGTCCCGGTCACCGACCGCAAGGGCCACGACCGCCGCTACTCCCTCGACATCACCAAGATCCACGAAGAACTCGGCTACACCCCCAGCATCACCCTCGACCAGGGCCTCGCCGACACCGTCGCCTGGTACCGCGACAACCGCACCTGGTGGGAACCCCTCAAGAGCACGCCGACCGCATGA
- a CDS encoding glycosyltransferase family 2 protein → MTETLTIVTVLYRSSDMLAETLPTWVRAADGLPVRFIFADNWPEDESAKVIADCLDDDRYEYLPDSSNPGFAAGCNRAVAPVRTSHVMLLNPDVWLPEDALARLFASIAADPESPIAVGLAMHGGEYVGIDLHPVSLFIDRSVTVPRGPLGPSGGAAVFPTALFHRFGGFYEHLFAWGEDADLAFRLYAAGLRTRRLDFMLPHAGGHSVEGDNKLQGFRAFLLARNRLLVAARTFTWPLMLVAIPVLALAHLALAARRARQGLLRPFLRGVGRGLLEGPAARRQWKGKRFGFASLISYLRVRSA, encoded by the coding sequence GTGACAGAGACGTTGACGATCGTCACGGTTCTCTACCGTTCCAGCGACATGCTCGCCGAGACGCTCCCGACCTGGGTACGCGCCGCCGACGGGCTACCGGTGAGATTCATCTTCGCCGACAACTGGCCGGAGGACGAGAGCGCGAAGGTCATCGCCGACTGTCTGGACGACGATCGGTACGAGTACCTCCCCGACTCGTCGAACCCCGGCTTCGCCGCCGGCTGCAACCGCGCCGTCGCCCCGGTGCGGACCAGCCACGTCATGCTGCTGAACCCGGACGTCTGGTTGCCGGAGGACGCACTCGCCCGCCTGTTCGCCTCCATCGCGGCGGACCCGGAAAGCCCGATCGCGGTGGGTCTCGCGATGCACGGCGGCGAGTACGTCGGCATCGACCTGCACCCGGTCTCGCTCTTCATCGACCGGTCGGTGACGGTCCCACGCGGGCCGCTCGGTCCGTCCGGTGGGGCGGCCGTCTTCCCCACCGCGCTCTTCCACCGCTTCGGCGGATTCTACGAGCACCTGTTCGCCTGGGGTGAGGATGCCGACCTGGCCTTCCGCCTCTACGCGGCGGGCCTGCGCACCCGACGGCTGGACTTCATGCTCCCGCACGCTGGCGGCCACAGCGTCGAAGGCGACAACAAGCTCCAGGGATTCCGGGCGTTTCTGCTGGCCCGCAATCGTCTCCTGGTCGCGGCGCGGACCTTCACCTGGCCGCTGATGCTCGTCGCGATACCGGTCCTCGCGCTGGCGCACCTGGCGCTGGCCGCCCGACGCGCCCGTCAGGGCCTGCTTCGTCCCTTCCTGCGGGGCGTGGGACGTGGCCTGCTGGAAGGGCCCGCGGCCCGCCGGCAGTGGAAGGGCAAGCGATTCGGCTTTGCATCCCTGATCAGCTACCTGAGAGTTCGGAGCGCTTGA
- a CDS encoding glycosyltransferase has translation MDVSIVVLAWEDFERTRACVLSLPAEAEIVVVDNGSSLHIQESLSEFCAQQGVRYVQSGSNLGYARGMNLGVRHTSRANVILSNNDIIVHADAVTRLLTALEDPQVGAAFPGVVTPSGVSQTEGGRFLGLGVGFAHATGLSFVLPNLRIVAPPEKADWLTGPFVAMRRDTFDAIGGVDETSFFYSEDMRLCWAVRQQGLRLAYVPEAVIMHEDDATAKRRWSEAEISQRRTREFIRASRDMGGRRGRIATTAYVGGVLLRAAVGGNPVRRAIARGAVEGLRA, from the coding sequence ATGGATGTCTCGATTGTTGTCCTCGCCTGGGAGGACTTTGAGCGCACCCGCGCCTGTGTCCTGTCGCTGCCGGCGGAGGCGGAGATCGTTGTCGTCGACAACGGCAGCTCCCTGCACATCCAGGAGTCGTTGAGCGAGTTCTGCGCACAGCAGGGTGTCCGGTACGTCCAGTCCGGCTCGAACCTGGGGTACGCGCGGGGCATGAACCTCGGCGTGCGCCACACGAGCCGGGCGAACGTGATCCTCTCCAACAACGACATCATCGTGCACGCCGACGCCGTGACCCGGCTGCTGACCGCTCTCGAGGACCCGCAGGTGGGTGCGGCCTTCCCGGGCGTGGTCACGCCGTCCGGAGTGTCGCAGACGGAGGGCGGGCGGTTCCTGGGCCTGGGCGTCGGCTTCGCTCACGCCACCGGGCTCAGCTTCGTGCTGCCAAACCTGCGGATCGTCGCGCCGCCGGAGAAGGCGGACTGGCTGACCGGGCCCTTCGTCGCCATGCGCCGGGACACCTTCGACGCCATCGGCGGCGTCGACGAGACCTCGTTCTTCTACTCCGAGGACATGCGGCTGTGCTGGGCCGTCCGTCAGCAGGGCCTGCGGCTGGCGTACGTGCCGGAGGCCGTGATCATGCACGAGGACGACGCGACCGCCAAGCGGCGCTGGTCCGAGGCGGAGATCTCCCAGCGCCGCACCCGGGAGTTCATCCGGGCGAGCCGGGACATGGGCGGTCGGCGCGGCCGTATCGCCACGACGGCGTACGTGGGCGGTGTGCTGCTGCGCGCCGCAGTGGGAGGAAACCCCGTTCGCCGTGCCATCGCGCGCGGTGCCGTCGAGGGGCTGCGTGCCTGA
- a CDS encoding O-antigen ligase family protein has protein sequence MRSLAEKVKGTGRAERILIIGLGMLAVAFLVVGRWDLSVGVCVGAVLGWVLLDPVRITWAVFIVAFTIPVTINFGYPTNPSYTLLLLLFVLAVWGRLLRAERDGWRRNAILAVLVLPLSGLLSGLVHWHGAKPIVVGLAPLACVGVLCWHVFEEARRDRQLIIRIAEWLTWLSVPVAVFAKYQTVTLSWPIFDQLAYHWTYTSAFDATRAVGISGHPIIYGSFAMAMALIALTIRGRYWYIPVIANLVGLVLSGTRSAWVGIVLALALWLLLRWRTISWRGVGSAILIATTALMLVAVKPSVFSFVTNAAPRPTWFPGSPTPPTSGPGSSTSTPGSSGPAKGSADPVGTAESRISDPLQSASANARFARISVVWDGITQDWSTVVFGNGPESNVRYLEKVAIGDGEAQVFDNTYLTFWYNYGLLGLAGLLSLLTVLWWRLRSVTTRILLVGLAAQVFFFDAWLWIGAVAVFVLAVALAGAEPSRPTGQPVPAPRRQWADQGPSLTS, from the coding sequence ATGCGATCGTTGGCCGAGAAGGTCAAGGGCACGGGGCGCGCGGAACGCATTCTCATTATCGGCCTTGGCATGCTGGCCGTCGCGTTCCTGGTGGTCGGCAGGTGGGATCTGTCGGTCGGCGTCTGCGTCGGTGCCGTGCTCGGTTGGGTGCTGCTCGACCCGGTCCGGATCACCTGGGCCGTCTTCATCGTCGCCTTCACGATCCCGGTCACCATCAACTTCGGCTACCCGACCAACCCCTCGTACACGCTGCTGCTGCTCCTGTTCGTCCTCGCCGTCTGGGGGCGCCTGCTGCGCGCTGAGCGCGACGGGTGGCGGCGCAACGCCATCCTGGCGGTGCTCGTCCTCCCCCTGTCCGGGCTCCTCTCCGGTCTGGTGCACTGGCACGGGGCCAAGCCGATCGTCGTCGGCCTTGCTCCCCTCGCGTGTGTCGGTGTGCTCTGCTGGCATGTCTTCGAGGAAGCCCGGCGCGACCGACAGCTGATCATTCGCATCGCCGAGTGGCTCACCTGGTTGAGTGTTCCCGTCGCCGTGTTCGCCAAGTACCAGACGGTCACGCTGAGCTGGCCGATCTTCGACCAACTCGCCTACCACTGGACCTACACCTCGGCGTTCGACGCGACCCGCGCCGTGGGCATCTCGGGGCATCCCATCATCTACGGCAGCTTCGCCATGGCGATGGCTCTCATCGCGCTGACCATCCGAGGCAGGTACTGGTACATCCCCGTCATCGCCAACCTCGTGGGGCTGGTGCTCTCCGGCACCCGCAGCGCATGGGTGGGCATCGTGCTCGCCCTCGCGCTCTGGCTGCTGTTGCGGTGGCGCACGATCTCCTGGCGCGGTGTGGGCAGCGCGATCCTCATCGCCACGACCGCCCTGATGCTCGTGGCCGTCAAACCATCCGTCTTCTCGTTCGTCACCAATGCCGCACCCAGGCCGACCTGGTTTCCCGGGTCTCCGACGCCACCCACCTCGGGACCAGGTTCGAGCACGTCCACGCCGGGATCCTCCGGTCCCGCAAAGGGTTCCGCCGACCCCGTCGGCACAGCCGAGTCGCGCATCTCCGATCCCCTCCAGTCGGCCAGCGCGAACGCGCGCTTCGCCCGGATCAGCGTCGTCTGGGACGGCATCACCCAGGACTGGTCGACGGTGGTGTTCGGAAACGGGCCTGAGTCGAATGTTCGATACCTGGAGAAGGTCGCCATCGGCGATGGTGAGGCGCAGGTTTTCGACAACACCTACCTGACCTTCTGGTACAACTACGGGCTACTCGGTCTGGCCGGCCTGTTGTCGCTCCTGACGGTGCTCTGGTGGCGCCTGCGTTCGGTGACGACCCGCATCCTCCTGGTCGGGCTCGCGGCACAGGTCTTCTTCTTCGACGCCTGGCTGTGGATCGGAGCGGTGGCCGTCTTCGTCCTCGCCGTCGCACTCGCCGGGGCGGAACCGTCGCGGCCGACCGGGCAACCGGTGCCCGCTCCCCGCAGGCAGTGGGCAGATCAGGGACCGTCGCTGACGAGTTAG
- a CDS encoding allantoate amidohydrolase — protein sequence MTDDLPGRFRALWDEIAPVGRDADSGGYLRYSLTEPEIELRAWFRAQAERRGLPVTEDGNGNLFAHWGDPEASDAVLTGSHFDSVPHGGAYDGPLGIVSAFLAVDELRAAGVTPHRPLVLAAFVEEEGARFGVPCLGSRLLTGALPPDRAAGLRDAAGVSFAEALGDRPAGARPELLGRFGAFVELHVEQGRALVDTDAPVAVASAIWPHGRWRFDVVGEGNHAGTTRMADRRDPMLTYAFTVLAANKEARLRGAHATVGRVAVEPNATNAIPSKVTGWLDARAADPQTLTGLVDAVWGKAAERARRDGTVVTVTEESATPLVAFDGGLAERLATLLDAPVLPTGAGHDAGVLAAHLPTAMLFVRNPTGVSHSPAEAATDDDCAAGVRALARVLEELTCR from the coding sequence GTGACCGACGACCTTCCCGGGCGGTTCCGGGCGCTGTGGGACGAGATCGCGCCGGTCGGGCGGGACGCCGACAGCGGCGGCTACCTGCGGTACTCGTTGACCGAGCCGGAGATCGAGCTGCGCGCCTGGTTCCGCGCGCAGGCCGAACGACGGGGCCTGCCGGTCACCGAGGACGGCAACGGCAACCTCTTCGCCCACTGGGGTGACCCGGAGGCCTCCGACGCGGTGCTCACCGGCAGCCACTTCGACTCGGTGCCGCACGGCGGGGCGTACGACGGGCCGCTCGGCATCGTGAGCGCGTTCCTCGCCGTGGACGAGCTGCGCGCCGCTGGTGTCACTCCGCACCGGCCGCTGGTGCTGGCCGCGTTCGTCGAGGAGGAGGGTGCGCGCTTCGGCGTACCGTGTCTGGGGTCGCGGCTGCTCACCGGCGCCCTGCCGCCGGACCGTGCGGCCGGCCTTCGCGACGCGGCCGGGGTGAGCTTCGCCGAGGCGCTCGGCGACCGGCCGGCGGGCGCCCGTCCGGAGTTGCTGGGCCGCTTCGGCGCCTTCGTGGAGTTGCACGTCGAGCAGGGCCGCGCGCTCGTCGACACCGACGCGCCGGTCGCGGTGGCCAGCGCGATCTGGCCGCACGGCCGGTGGCGCTTCGACGTGGTCGGCGAGGGCAACCACGCGGGTACGACCCGGATGGCCGACCGGCGCGACCCGATGCTCACGTACGCGTTCACGGTGCTGGCGGCCAACAAGGAGGCCCGGCTGCGCGGCGCGCACGCCACGGTGGGCCGGGTCGCCGTCGAGCCGAACGCCACCAACGCGATCCCGTCGAAGGTGACCGGCTGGCTGGACGCCCGGGCGGCCGATCCGCAGACGCTGACCGGGCTGGTCGACGCGGTCTGGGGCAAGGCCGCCGAGCGGGCCCGGCGCGACGGTACGGTGGTGACGGTCACCGAGGAGTCGGCGACCCCGCTGGTCGCCTTCGACGGCGGGCTGGCCGAACGGCTGGCCACGCTGCTGGACGCGCCCGTGCTGCCCACCGGCGCGGGGCACGACGCCGGTGTGCTCGCCGCGCACCTGCCCACCGCGATGCTGTTCGTGCGCAACCCGACCGGGGTGTCGCACTCCCCCGCCGAGGCGGCCACCGACGACGACTGCGCGGCCGGGGTGCGGGCGCTGGCCCGGGTGCTCGAGGAGCTGACATGCCGGTGA
- a CDS encoding MurR/RpiR family transcriptional regulator encodes MNEGAAEASVDQVLDLFDGVRLTPTQRRIAHCLVQHAPAVAYLSAAEVAELAGVSQPSVTRFAVALGHDGYPALRRRLRDLTTSTPAGSTDAGNELQQAVRAEMGNLDRLAGQLADRNRIAETGRMLARSRPLPVLGLRAAAPLAAYFAYFAAKVHPDVRVLDDGGSLLTDRLEQAAEAGASAVLAFVLPRYPRETLDALRDARAAGLTVVAITDSPVSPAAEHADVVLPAAVGAQLVFDLHTAPMTLAMVLLQAICDAAPADTQRRLEAFEASAARRQLFRG; translated from the coding sequence GTGAATGAAGGAGCTGCCGAGGCGTCGGTCGATCAGGTGCTCGACCTGTTCGACGGGGTGCGACTGACCCCCACCCAGCGCCGCATCGCGCACTGCCTCGTGCAACACGCCCCCGCAGTGGCGTACCTGTCCGCCGCCGAGGTCGCGGAGCTGGCCGGGGTCAGCCAGCCGTCGGTCACCCGTTTCGCCGTCGCGCTCGGCCACGACGGCTACCCGGCGCTGCGCCGTCGCCTGCGGGACCTCACCACCTCGACGCCGGCCGGGTCGACGGACGCCGGCAACGAGCTACAACAGGCGGTACGCGCGGAAATGGGCAATCTGGACCGACTGGCCGGTCAGCTCGCCGACCGGAACCGGATCGCCGAGACCGGGCGGATGCTCGCGCGGAGCCGCCCGCTGCCAGTGCTCGGCCTGCGTGCCGCCGCGCCGCTGGCCGCGTACTTCGCCTATTTCGCGGCCAAGGTGCACCCGGACGTGCGGGTGCTCGACGACGGCGGCAGCCTGCTCACCGACCGCCTGGAGCAGGCGGCCGAGGCCGGAGCGTCCGCCGTGCTCGCCTTCGTGCTGCCCCGCTACCCCCGGGAGACCCTGGACGCGCTGCGCGACGCGCGCGCCGCGGGGCTGACCGTCGTGGCGATCACCGACTCACCGGTCAGCCCCGCCGCCGAGCACGCCGACGTGGTGCTGCCCGCGGCGGTCGGCGCGCAGCTCGTCTTCGACCTGCACACCGCCCCGATGACCCTGGCCATGGTGCTGTTGCAGGCGATCTGCGACGCCGCACCGGCCGACACCCAGCGCCGACTGGAGGCGTTCGAGGCCTCCGCGGCCCGCCGTCAGTTGTTCCGCGGATGA
- a CDS encoding glycosyltransferase family 4 protein gives MKVLFVCTTGGSGRRQLGGAERILTEIIPAHARTGLDVVAATSDDEVGHALREAGVPWVGLSATSRIDLAYVREIRRLVNEVQPDVVCAHLLSAAMHCRAALSMERERTPLVVTLHNSLWQYRDTAGSFQQKALIQSNITLDLMMRRARPHATVAVSEFEAAELRDRGGVKNIHLIPNPLPATWPSPKPAHTPEPGRRPVVGYLGRLEKEKGVDLLPEIASLLPEVDFKVAGAGTLPIAARPNLDLVGRVTAADFLQEIDCLVVPSRVESFGLSALEALSLGVPVVHTGAGGLAEVTRHATGTLAFQADLAPAALAGAIREALGRRAVDEGQRVAEWYAQEYAFDRCVQRWQSLYRSLL, from the coding sequence ATGAAGGTGTTGTTCGTCTGCACCACGGGTGGCTCGGGACGGCGGCAACTCGGTGGTGCCGAACGCATCCTGACGGAAATCATCCCGGCTCATGCACGGACGGGCCTCGACGTCGTCGCCGCCACGTCGGACGACGAGGTGGGCCACGCGCTGCGCGAGGCCGGTGTGCCGTGGGTCGGTCTCAGCGCGACCAGCCGGATCGATCTTGCCTACGTCCGGGAGATCCGCCGCCTCGTCAACGAGGTGCAGCCGGACGTGGTCTGCGCCCACCTGCTGTCCGCCGCGATGCACTGCCGCGCGGCGTTGAGCATGGAACGCGAGCGGACTCCCCTCGTCGTCACGCTGCACAACAGCCTCTGGCAGTACCGGGACACCGCCGGCTCGTTCCAGCAGAAGGCGCTCATCCAGTCCAACATCACGCTGGACCTGATGATGCGTCGTGCCCGTCCACACGCGACGGTGGCGGTGTCCGAGTTTGAGGCCGCCGAGCTGCGCGACCGCGGCGGCGTCAAGAACATCCACCTGATCCCGAACCCGCTGCCCGCCACCTGGCCCAGCCCGAAGCCCGCCCACACGCCGGAGCCAGGTCGGCGGCCGGTGGTCGGCTATCTCGGCCGGCTGGAGAAGGAGAAGGGGGTTGATCTCCTACCCGAGATCGCCTCCCTCCTCCCGGAGGTGGACTTCAAGGTCGCCGGCGCCGGCACGTTGCCGATCGCCGCGCGGCCGAACCTCGACCTCGTCGGTCGCGTCACGGCCGCCGATTTCCTCCAGGAGATCGATTGCCTCGTGGTGCCGTCTCGGGTCGAGTCGTTCGGGCTCAGCGCGCTGGAGGCGCTGTCCCTCGGCGTACCCGTGGTGCACACGGGGGCCGGCGGTCTCGCCGAGGTCACCCGGCACGCGACGGGCACCCTGGCGTTCCAGGCGGACCTCGCGCCCGCGGCGCTCGCCGGTGCCATCCGGGAGGCGCTCGGCCGCCGTGCCGTCGACGAGGGGCAGCGGGTGGCCGAGTGGTACGCCCAGGAGTACGCCTTCGACAGGTGTGTCCAGCGGTGGCAGAGCCTGTACCGGTCCCTTCTGTGA
- a CDS encoding glycosyltransferase, translating into MSGHPWSVVTVTYNSADTLRRCWSNVHKPYEWIVVDNNSADDSAAVAEELGARVIRLPENVGFSKANNAAVRHTASEYVLFANPDLEIGPDGFATMQRHLDVHGGLVAPQLLGTDGIPQPNGRGFPYATAKLGNRKIWPLSRMHANYRVVANPGEAVYVAWVMGAAVAARTADFVAMGGWNDKFFLYYEDHELGLRAWRHGMPVALLGDVRWTHHWARATNSFQWSRAHTFELQSARTFFGMFPEFLIGLPTAARRNPQAARLIGSPVPAQRGTGSAPTPAWPAASS; encoded by the coding sequence ATGTCAGGACACCCGTGGAGTGTCGTTACGGTCACCTACAACTCTGCGGACACGCTCCGGCGGTGCTGGAGCAATGTCCACAAGCCCTACGAGTGGATCGTCGTCGACAACAACTCCGCCGACGACTCGGCCGCGGTGGCCGAGGAGTTGGGTGCCCGGGTCATCCGGTTGCCGGAGAACGTGGGCTTCTCCAAGGCCAACAACGCAGCCGTACGCCACACGGCGAGCGAGTACGTCCTGTTCGCCAACCCCGACCTCGAGATCGGTCCGGACGGCTTCGCCACCATGCAGCGTCACCTCGACGTGCACGGCGGTCTGGTCGCTCCTCAGCTGCTCGGGACCGACGGCATTCCCCAGCCCAACGGTCGCGGCTTCCCCTACGCCACGGCGAAGCTGGGTAACCGGAAGATCTGGCCGCTGTCCCGGATGCACGCGAACTACCGGGTGGTGGCGAACCCCGGCGAGGCCGTCTACGTCGCCTGGGTCATGGGTGCGGCCGTCGCGGCCCGCACCGCGGACTTCGTGGCGATGGGCGGGTGGAACGACAAGTTCTTCCTCTACTACGAGGATCACGAGCTGGGGCTGCGGGCGTGGCGGCACGGCATGCCGGTCGCCCTGCTCGGCGACGTCCGCTGGACCCACCACTGGGCCCGCGCGACGAACTCGTTCCAGTGGTCCCGGGCCCACACGTTCGAGCTGCAGAGCGCGCGGACCTTCTTCGGCATGTTCCCCGAGTTCCTGATCGGGTTGCCGACCGCCGCTCGGCGTAACCCGCAGGCGGCACGCCTGATCGGTTCGCCGGTGCCGGCGCAACGGGGCACCGGCTCCGCACCGACGCCAGCTTGGCCGGCGGCGTCCAGCTAG
- the hutU gene encoding urocanate hydratase, which yields MTQPVRAARGSKLTARGWQQEAALRMLMNNLDPEVAERPDDLVVYGGTGKAARDWPSYHALVRTLTDLREDETMLVQSGRPVGVLRTHEWAPRVLLANSNLVGDWATWPEFRRLEHLGLTMYGQMTAGSWIYIGTQGILQGTYETFAAVAARRFGGDLAGTLTLTAGCGGMGGAQPLAVTMNGGVCLIVDVDRTRLDRRVHDRYLDEVADSLDDAVRRVLAAKRDRRALSVGVVGNAAEVFPELLSRGVAIDIVTDQTSAHDPLSYLPVGVEQADARDYAAAKPAEFTDRARASMAKHVEAMVGFLDAGAEVFDYGNSIRGEAQLAGYQRAFDFPGFVPAYIRPLFSEGRGPFRWAALSGDPADIAATDRAILELFPENEPLARWIRLAGERVAFQGLPARICWLGYGERDKAGVRFNEMVASGELSAPVVIGRDHLDAGSVASPYRETEAMADGSDAIADWPLLNALVNTASGASWVSIHHGGGVGIGRSIHAGQVCVADGTALAGQKIERVLTNDPAMGVIRHVDAGYDIARDVAARTGLRTPMTEGTA from the coding sequence ATGACCCAGCCCGTCCGTGCCGCACGGGGCAGCAAGCTCACCGCCCGTGGGTGGCAGCAGGAGGCCGCCCTGCGGATGTTGATGAACAACCTCGACCCCGAGGTGGCCGAACGCCCCGACGACCTGGTCGTCTACGGCGGCACCGGGAAGGCGGCACGGGACTGGCCGTCGTACCACGCGTTGGTCCGCACCCTGACCGATCTGCGCGAGGACGAGACGATGCTGGTGCAGTCCGGCCGTCCGGTCGGCGTGCTGCGCACCCACGAGTGGGCGCCCCGGGTGCTGCTGGCCAACTCGAACCTGGTCGGCGACTGGGCGACCTGGCCGGAGTTTCGCCGGTTGGAGCACCTCGGGCTGACCATGTACGGGCAGATGACCGCCGGTTCGTGGATCTACATCGGCACCCAGGGCATCCTCCAGGGCACCTACGAGACGTTCGCGGCGGTAGCCGCAAGGAGGTTCGGGGGCGACCTCGCGGGCACGCTGACGCTGACCGCCGGCTGCGGTGGGATGGGCGGCGCGCAGCCACTCGCGGTCACCATGAACGGCGGCGTCTGCCTGATCGTCGACGTGGACCGCACCCGGCTCGACCGTCGGGTGCACGACCGCTACCTGGACGAGGTCGCCGACTCGCTGGACGACGCGGTGCGGCGGGTGCTCGCCGCGAAGCGGGACCGGCGCGCGCTCTCCGTCGGCGTGGTCGGCAACGCCGCCGAGGTCTTCCCCGAGTTGCTGAGCCGCGGCGTCGCCATCGACATCGTGACCGACCAGACCAGTGCCCACGACCCGCTGTCGTACCTGCCGGTGGGGGTGGAACAGGCCGACGCCCGCGACTACGCGGCGGCGAAGCCGGCCGAGTTCACCGACCGGGCCCGCGCGTCGATGGCGAAGCACGTCGAGGCGATGGTCGGTTTCCTGGACGCCGGCGCCGAGGTCTTCGACTACGGCAACTCGATCCGCGGCGAGGCGCAGCTCGCCGGCTACCAGCGCGCCTTCGACTTCCCCGGTTTCGTGCCCGCGTACATCCGGCCGTTGTTCTCCGAGGGCAGGGGCCCGTTCCGGTGGGCGGCGCTCTCCGGCGACCCGGCCGACATCGCGGCCACCGACCGGGCCATCCTGGAGCTGTTCCCGGAGAACGAGCCCCTGGCCCGCTGGATCCGGCTGGCCGGTGAGCGGGTCGCCTTCCAGGGCCTGCCGGCCCGGATCTGCTGGCTCGGGTACGGCGAGCGGGACAAGGCGGGCGTCCGGTTCAACGAGATGGTCGCCTCCGGTGAGCTCTCCGCCCCGGTCGTCATCGGTCGGGACCACCTCGACGCCGGCAGCGTGGCCAGCCCGTACCGGGAGACCGAGGCGATGGCCGACGGCTCCGACGCGATCGCCGACTGGCCGCTGCTCAACGCCCTGGTCAACACGGCCAGCGGCGCTTCCTGGGTGTCGATCCACCACGGCGGCGGGGTGGGCATCGGCCGGTCGATCCACGCCGGGCAGGTCTGCGTGGCCGACGGCACCGCCCTCGCCGGGCAGAAGATCGAGCGGGTGCTCACCAACGACCCGGCGATGGGCGTGATCCGGCACGTGGACGCCGGCTACGACATCGCCCGCGATGTCGCAGCCCGCACCGGCCTGCGCACCCCGATGACCGAGGGAACAGCGTGA